The Flavobacterium johnsoniae UW101 genomic interval TACTGCCATTGCAAGTGTACAAAAAATTAAACTTTTTAGGTTTAAACATGCTGCAGACGGCACTACGGTAAATCTTCCAACAACACTTAGCTGGCGTTATATTTTAATTCCCGGCGGAGTTGCCGCAACAGCAAAAGCGGCAAAATTAGATTATTCTAAAATGAGCTACGAAGAAGTTTGCGCACGTTTAAACATTCAGCCATAATTTCTGAAAAGCAAATAATAACCCATTTATCCAACTAATAAGAACTAATCAAAAAATAAATTATTATGAAAACTTTAAAAATACTTTTTACCATATTATCTGCGGCGATTTTTACTGTTTCGTGCAGCAGTGACGACGATAAAGACAATACACCAAAATTTGAGACAGAAAATCCACTGGCGGTTTATTATACTCAAACAGGATTTACAACCGTAACCAATTTTGTAAACTCTGGAGATTATGAATTTGGGCTGGTTTTTACACCAACTGTAAAAGGGAATATAAAGGCAGTCACTTTAAAATTGCCTGCAGTGAATTCGGCAGTGCGTGTAACGATCTGGGACTATACAACAAAAGCAGTGCTTCGTTCTGAGACTATAAATGCTGCATCTGCAGATGTTGAGGTGAAAAAAGAAATAAGCGTTTTAGCTCTTGAAAAAGACAAAAAATATTTGATAAGCATGAATTCTAATGACTGGTACAAAAAGAATAAAGCAGATCTTAGTAATGTTACTTATCCAATCGTTGCCGGACACATTACGTTTAATGAATACAGATGGATAAGCGGAACTTCACAAACTTTCCCAACCAATGTTTCAGCTAATTACAATGCAGGAGATTTAAGTTTTGATTTTCAACAAACTGAATAATTTTATTTTTGGATAGCTTTGAATTAGTAAGTTTGGAAAAAGGTTTGGCAGCTGCCAAACCTTTTTTTATTGTGTATGACTTTTTTTTAAACGCTTGATTTTTGCTATTTTTAACCCATCTTATATTCCTTTAAAAATGAAAATTCTATACACCTTTCTATGTTTTGTTATCTTGATTCCGAGTTGTTTTTCGCAGTCTAAAGAAAAAGAAAGTGTGATTTTAGAGGAAGGCGTTTCAGAACAATTAGCGCATTTTCGTAAAAAGCAGGTTTCTGATGTTCGATATGATATGTATTTCGAGATTCCCTATAAAAAAGCGGAAGATATTAATACCAGACTAAATCTCAATTTAACGATATCAGATTTAAGTCAGCCGTTATATTTAGATTTTAAGGAGAAAACTTCAAATATAAAATCTATTAAAGTAAACTCAAAAACGGTAGTAATTGTTCATGAAAAAGGGCATATTATTATTTCTCCAGAAGCATTAATTTTAGGAAAAAACAAGGTTGAGATTTCTTTTATTGCAGGGAATTTATCGTTGAATAGAAATGATGATTTCCTTTATACTTTATTAGTTCCGGACCGGGCAAGCACCTTATTTCCATGTTTCGATCAGCCGGATATTAAGGCCGTTTATACTATGGCTTTACAAGTTCCAAAAGACTGGAAGGTTTTAGCAGCAGCTCCAATTACAGGAGTGCATGAAATGGTAATTAATGGTGTTGATTTTATGGTTTGGGGATTTGGTCAATCAGACAAAATGAGTACCTATTTGTTTTCTTTTGTAGCAGGAGAGTTTAAAAGTGTAAAAAAGGAAACAGGTAAGTTAGAAATGACGATGTTGTATCGTGAAAATAATCCTGAAAAAATACAAGTCAGCACTGATACGATTTTTAAGCTGCATCAGCAATCCTTAGATTTTTTGGAAGAATATACCAATTATAAATTCCCGTTTCAGAAGTTAGATTTTGCATCAATTCCCGTTTTTCAATATGGCGGAATGGAACATGTTGGCGCGATTCAATACAGAGAATCGACTTTGTTTTTGGATAACAGCGCAACCGACAGCGAAAAATTAAATCGCGCAAAACTCATAGCACATGAAACATCACACATGTGGTTTGGCGATTTGGTAACGATGAAATGGTTTGACGATGTTTGGATGAAAGAGGTTTTTGCCAACTTCATGGCCGATAAAATCATGAACCCAATTTTTCCGAAAGTCAATCATAATCTACAGTTTTTTACCGCTCATTATCCTAGCGCTTACGCAGAAGATCGATCTTTAGGAACGCATCCAATTAAACAACATTTGGCGAATTTAAAAGATGCAGGTTCGCTTTACGGTGCTATTATTTACAACAAAGCACCAATTATGATGCGTCAGCTTGAAGCTTCTATGGGAAAAGATGCTTTCCAAAAAGGAATTCAAAAATACGCTAATGATAATGCCGATTGGAATAATCTCGTAGAAATTTTAGATTACGAAACACCGCTTGATATGAAAAAATGGAGCGAGGTATGGGTAAACAAGTCCGGAAGAGCCATTTTTACAGATAAGATTGAATACGATTCTAAAAAACGAATCAAGAAATTTGAAATTCAACAGCAGGCAGAAGATAAATCGAATAACGTTTGGCCTCAGGTTTTTCAGATAGGTTTAGTTTATGCTAATGATATAAAGGTTTTAACGGTTAATATTAATGACAAAAGCCTGGCTTTAAAAGAAGCAATTGGGCTTGAAAAACCATTGGCAATAGTTTATAATTATAATGGTTTTGGATATGGTGTTTTTCCGCTTGACGGGAATAATTTAAATTATATCGCTGATTTAAAAGATGAGGTTGCCAGAGCTTCAAGTTACAGCAATCTTTATGAAAACACATTAATTGGAAATGTGCCGGCAGATAAAGCTTATGATAGTTTTTTAAAGGAAGTTCAAGAAGAAGAAAACGAATTGGTTTTAAGAATTGCTTCTAATAGTCTGAACACAATTTATTGGAGATTTTTTACCATAATACAGCAAAATAAAGTTCAGAAACAGCTTGAAGATATATTATATGAGCGTTTACAAGGTAATTTATCGGCAAATATTAAAAAGACTTTATTTGGGCTTTTTAGTTCAATTGCGTATTCAGATTCGGCGAAAGCCAAATTATATCAAATATGGAATAAAGAAATTGTAATTCCGGGTTTAAAATTAAATGAAGATGATTTTACTAATATGGCGATGAATCTGGCGATTTTCAAGCATCCAAAAGCTGATGAAATTTTAGAGAAAACCAGAACAACAATCACAAATCCTGATAAGCAAAAACGTTTTGAGTTTTTATTACCTTCATTATCACAAGACGAATCGGTTCGAAATGCCTTTATGGAATCTTTAAAAGACGATAAAAACCGAGAGAAAGAATCTTGGGTTGATGTTGGTCTAGCCAATATTCATCATCCGCTTCGTCAGGAAAGTGCGCAGAAATATATTAGATTTTCATTAGATTTGGTTGATGAAATTCAGCGAACGGGAGATATTTTCTTTCCGAAAGACTGGCTGGATAATACGGTTGGAAGATATTCATCGAAATTTGCTTTTGATGAAGTACAGCGATTTTTAAAAGAAAACCCTAATTTTAGTCCAATCTTGAAACGCAAATTATTTCAGGCAGCAGATTTGCTTTATAAAGCACAAAATATTAAAAAAGAAACCGAATGAAAATTGAATCGGAAATAGAAAAAGTCTCCAGTTTTCAGCACTTAGAAATGCTGGCGAATCAGGTTGTGGAAGGTTTTATATCGGGAATGCACAAGAGTCCGTTTCATGGATTTTCGGCCGAATTTGCCGAGCATAAAGTGTATAACGCAGGCGAAAGCACCAAACATATAGATTGGAAATTGTTTGCCAAAACAGATCGTTTATACACAAAACGTTTTGAGGAAGAAACCAATTTGCGCTGTCATTTGATTGTTGATAATTCGTCATCAATGCATTATCCTGAACTCAAATCAAATCAGCCTTTTTACGAAAAGAAGATTGGTTTTGCAGTGTTGGCTTCGGCGGTTTTAATGAATATTTTAAAGAAACAGCGTGATGCTGTAGGTTTAAGTGTTTTCTCCGATATATACGAATATTACGCTCCCGAGAAAGGAAGTGATCGCCATCATAGAATGCTTTTGAATAAACTGGAAGAATTATTGGTGCAGCCAAAAGTCAAAAAAACGACCGATACGATTACGTACTTGCATCAAATAGCAGAGAAAATGCACCGCCGTTCGATGATTATTTTGTTTACCGATATGTTTCAGACCGAAGACGATGAAAAGCTTTTTAGCGCTTTACAACATCTTAAACACAATAAACACAAAGTAGTTTTATTTCACGTAGTAGATAATGAAACCGAATTGAAATTTGATTTTGATAATGCACCAAGAAAGTTTATCGACTTAGAATCAGGAGAAGAGGTTTCAATTTTTGCCGATAATGTTAAATCAGAATATGAAAAAAGGGCAGCAGAGTATTTTAAAAACCTGGCTTTAACGTGTGCAAAGAACCAAATTAAGTACGTTCCGGTAAATGTTGGTGATAATTTTGAAAAAATATTGACTACATATTTAGTTGAAAAACAAAACTTTGGATAAATATTTAAAAATTTATTTCATTTTTTTTACAAAAACGCTTGCAGAAACGAAATTCTGTTATATCTTTGCAACCGCAATAACGCAGAGGTTTGGTAGTTCAGTTGGTTAGAATACATGCCTGTCACGCATGGGGTCGCGGGTTCGAGTCCCGTCCAGACCGCAATATTGGGAGAAGCCTTTCTTAACAGAAAGGCTTTTTTGCCCAAAAACGGTATCTAAGATTAGTTGTGTTGTTTTGCTGCGACTTTGTAACTCGCAGCTGGTTTAGTAGTTAGACCAATGAAAAGCTTTCCACTTTTGTGGATGGCTTTTTTGATTTAAGACACTTTTGGTTTTTTGTTTTTACCGCAAAGAGTACTACCCCAATAGCTATCGGGAACGCAAAGTCCGCAAAGTTTTTTTTAAGCTTTGCGGACTTTCTGTTTTATTATAGTTCCGGTGCATAGTTTGTCATTTCGACGAAGGAGACTCGAGCGATAGCGAATAGGCAAAGCAAATCTTCGCAAGTAACTCTACAAAGATTTTCCATTCATTACATAAATACGTTTTCGGTGGCTGAAAACACAGGCTATGTTTAACAAAGAGCATAGATCTTAATGTCCTTTGCGATTAAAAAGAAAGAAACTTCTTCTTTTTTGGTTTTATTGTCAATTTTTAAAATATTGGAATTTAGCCGATTAAAAATTTCTTAAATTTTATTCGTAAAAACGCTTGCAGAAACGAAAATCTGTTGTATTTTTGCACTCGCAATAACGCAGGGTTTGGTAGTTCAGTTGGTTAGAATACATGCCTGTCACGCATGGGGTCGCGGGTTCGAGTCCCGTCCAGACCGCCTAAGTTGTTAAAAGCCTTTCTTAACGGAAGGCTTTTTTTTGTAAAAAAAAAATAAAAAGTAATAATTTTAATACAAACAAATGATTAACAGCCGAAATTTTGATAATATTCGTACAGTTGCACTTTTGTCTATTCTTTTAATTCATACTGGTCTAAACAATATTGGATTTAAAACTTTTGAGAAAGAGCTAACAGATAGTTCTTTTTATTTAAATTTTAATCAACTACTTATGGATGTTCTTTATTTGAATTTATTCAAAGCGGGAACCATTTTGTTTTTTATTATTTCTGGTTTTCTTTTCGAAATGCAATATTTGAAGTTTAATGATTTTTCAGTTTTTATAAGAAAAAAAGCTAAAAGTTTGTTGCGTCCTTACTTGGTTATATTTGTTATTCCTACTGTTATTTTGATTGGTATAATAGAACCTAATGTTGGAGTGAAAGAAAATTTGAACTTAGTGACTTTTCTTATTAAGGCTTTCTCAAATATATTTCTTACTAGTTATTGGTTTGTACCAGCTCTATTTGTTACTTTGGTGATAAATTATTTTATAGAGTCAAAAAATCTTTTCAAATCTTTGTATTTGTTTATTTTGATCTGGCTTATTTCTTATCTAAATATATACTTAAAGTTTACAGTTTCTTCTCATACAGTTTGGTTCATTGCATTTTTATTTGTGTTTACACTAGGTAGGATTATGTTTTTGTATAATGAGAAAATATCAAGCTGGAGAATACTAAAGGATCCTAAAAAATTAACTTTTTTAATGATTTTATTTTATATTATTTCAAATGTAGAATCTATTTTAATACTTCGTTTTGCTCATAATCCTGACTGTGTTAACACAATGAGGATAGGAAATGTATTTTATTCTTTTTGTTTATTTTATCTATTAAATGCTTATTTTAATAAATTCAAGTTTGAATTGCCAATTGACATTTCATTTTATTTTGTTTATCTAATTCATCCATTTGTAGTAAAAATTACAGCGAAACTTTTAGCGGATAATAATCTATTTCTTTTTGAATACCCTTACCAGTTCTTATTTAATTTTATACATTTTTTGATTGTTTTAACAATTTGTATTGGATTTCAGCAAGTTTTTTTTAAACTTCGCTTTAAATCTAAAACGTTGTCAGGATATGTTTTTAAAAAATAGCTTTTTTGGTGCTTTATTTTGTTTTTTGGGAATATTGTTATTAAGTTGTGATGGTTCTAATAAGAAGTTTTCAGAAATTGATGAAGGAAAAAACTTAGTGGTAATTTTGGGGTCTTCATCAGCATTTGGGATAGGGCCTGTTAATAGGAATAATTCATGGGCTGTATTATTAGGTGATGAAGAAACAATTAGAATAAAAAATCTCAGTTATCCTGGTTATACAACGTATGATTTTTTGCCGTCTGGTAAACCTAATTTTCGAAATTTAACTCCAGATAAAGATAAGAATATCGATGCTGCCATTAAATTGGCTCCTAAAATAATCATCTTTTCTATTACTACAAATGATATAGGAAGGGGATATTCTATAGAAGAATATCTAAGTAATATGAAAATTTTGACAGATTTATGTATTGATAATAATATAGAGTATATTGTTACTAGTACTCACCCAAGAAACCCAATGTCTTTAGAGAAGAGGATGGCATTGTATAATTTAAGTAGAAAATTAGAAGAAGTGTATGAAGATAGGTATGTAGAAATCTACAATCCGCTTGGTGATTTGAATACATACAAGTGGAAGAGTGATTTATGTGTATCAGATTCAGTACATGGAAATGAAAAAGCACATTTAATTATTTATAATCAAGTGTTGTTAGGTTATCATAAGGCTGTGGCGAGGCTTTCTCATGAAGAAGAGTAAAATTCTAGAAGATTAAGGGATATCTTTCTTGTTTGATTTATGGAACATTCCGGTCAAAAACTCGATAAATATTACATCAAGAAAGTAGATGCCGATAAAAAAAGCATTTACTGCCACCACGATTTGATGGGTGAATTATTTATTCCGCCACACAGACATGTTAAAGCGCAATTGCTTTATGCAGAAGGTGATGTTGTTTTTGTGACTACAGAAACCAAAACGTACTTTTTGCCAGCAAGGCATTTTATCTGGATTCCGAGTGGAGTGGAGCATAGCATCGAACCGAAATCGGAAAGTGTGACGATGCGAAATTTATACTTTCCTGTTGAAAAAGACGAAAATGACTTTTATAAAGTAGAAGGAATTTATCCAGTTAATAACTTATTGCTGCAAATGATGCTTTTTACCAATCGATGGAACGGTGATCTTAAAAAAGGAACTCCGAACTTTGCCATTGCTAAAGCGATAAAAGCGATTCTTCCACAAATATGTACCAATAACCTTCCTTTAGAATTACCACAGCCAAAAGACAAACGACTTAGTAAAATCCTTCGTTATATTGAAAATAACCTCGGAGAAACGATTCTTTTTGCTGATGTAGCTCACGAATTCGGTTTCAGCGAACGCTCTTTGTATCGTTTGTTTCAAAAAGATCTGGGCATGTCGTTTATTCAATATTATACTATTAGAAGAATTTTAAAAGCAATCGAACTTTTATTAGAAAGAAAGCTTTCGGTAAAAGAGGTAGCCGAAGAAGTTGGTTACAATAGTGTTCCGACTTTCAGCAACACTTTCTTCAAAATTTTAGGCCAAAGACCTTCCGATTACTTAAACGGTGAGGAGATTTTAGAACGTAAATAAAAATTTTGTTTCACGCAGATTTATAAAGATTTGGGCAGATTCAACAGATATTTTTAACAAATAGAAACATAGTTTTTATTGTGTTGAAAGGCGTTTCACTTAGCATTAATACACATAGCTATGTGTGAATGATGTATCATTTATTTTTAATCTTTATTGATTAGTTAAAGCCTATGTTTCTATGTGTTAAATAATTATTTCGGGGAAAAAGGTATAATCTGCGCGCATCTGCTAAAATCTATTAAAATCTGTGTGAAAATTTCACAATCAAAATATATTTTGTAATAAATTGTTTTTCAGTGTTTTAATATAACGTTTTCGGAAAATACGATTTTAACATTTGTCTGAAATGAATATGTTCTTGGCTTTTTAGAATTATCAGTCACCAGAAAAATGAAGGAACTTTGCAGCATCAAATATTTAATTATTCATGTTCCTTAAAACAACAAATTCTACAGACGATTGTTTTCCCAGAATCCTGCTGTTATTCTTAATTGTATTAGCATTCAATGGTTTACAAGCGCAGGAAGTTCATGCGGTTTCATTGCAAGAAGCTTTGAAGCTGGCTAAAGAAAACAACAAAAAAATCCTTAGATCTCAATTGGAGGTCACGCTCTCAGAGCAAAACATTAAAGAAAGAAAAGAACTCCGACTGCCAGACGTACAGCTAAACGGCATGTATTCTCGAATTACGAATATTACCGAATTTAAAGGAAGCGGGTTTTTAAAAGACAAAGAAGTTACACCGGCAATTCCTGAAATCTATGAAGTCAATTCGACTTTTAAAATGCCAATTTACGCCGGAAATAAGATCAATAATGCCATCAAAATTGCCAATCAGGAAAATGAAATTGCTAAAATAAAAACCGAAAAGGCTGAAAATGATATCGAGCTTGAAGTGGTGGCAAACTACTTGGCAATTTATAAAATGATGGAACTTCAGAAAATATTCGAAGAAAACATCAAAGAAGAAAAAAGCCGATTGAAAGAAGTACAATCGCTTCAAAAACATGGAACGGTTACGAAAAACGAAGTTATTCGTGCCGAATTACAGCTTTCAGATCGCGAATTGAATGCGTTAACTAACTCCAAAAACATTAAAATCGCACTTCACGATCTGAAAACGCTGATCCAGATTCCAGAAAACGAAGAAATTGCGATTGATACAACGTCGAGTTTGGACGAAATGAACGGTTTGGATCCGTATGATTTTTATATGAATAAAGCTTTGCAAAACGAAGAAATGCGTATTGCTAGCCAGGAGCTGAATATCAGTAAAACCGAACTTAAAATGGTAAAAGGAAACTATTTGCCAAGCGTTCATTTCTTTGGGAATTACGGTTTTTATTATCCAAACTATAAATTCTTTCCGCCAAATCCGTATCTGTATACTTTAGGACAAGTTGGTATTGAAGCCACTTTTGATCTTTCGTCTTTATATAAAAATAAAACCAAAATGGAGCAGGCGAGCACCAAAATCAAATGGCAGGAAATGCAGAATGAAATTGTAAAAGAGGAAATTCAGGACAAGTTGTATAAAGAGCATACACAATATCAGGAAATTCTTGAAAAGTTTGTTGTGGTTGACAAAGCACTGGATTTGGCTGACGAAAATTACCGCATTGTAAAGCTGAAATACTTAAACCAGCTGGTTTTAATTACTGAAATGGTTGACGCGGATAATGCTTTGCTTCAAGCGAAATACAACAAAATTTCTACGCGATTGGATGCGGTTTTAAAACATTACGAATTGCTTCATACGGCTGGAATGCTTCCGCAGAGCTAGATGGTGAGAGATTAGGCTAAGGCCTTAGAAGCAAGAGACAAGAAAAAAGAAGTAAAAGATTAAAAAATATAGATTCAGTTCCGAAGGAACAATTCATATTGTAGCGCCGGATTTTAATCCGGGGGAAATAATTAAAGATATAGAGTTTATGGTTAAGATAAAAAATGAAACTAGAAGAAATAAAACGTTTCATATACTAATAACAATTATTGCGTGTGTGCTTGTTATAAGCGGTGTTATTTTAGGAATTTGGTTTTATGTGTTCAACAGAAATCACGAAGAAACCAACGACGCGCAAGTCGAACAATATGTAACGCCAATTATGTCGCGTATTACGGGTTATGTTCAGGAAGTTCGTTTTAACGAAAATCAGTTTGTGCATAAAGGAGATACTTTGGTTGTGATTGACAATCGTGAATATAAATCAAAATTGAATGCGGCTCTTGCCGATGTTCAAAACGCACAGCAAAATAGTGTTGTGGCGCAGAAAAATGCTATAAATACAGCAAGTGCAACGGCGATTAACGAAGCGCAGTTAGAAGCTGCAAAATCGAATCTTTGGAAAACCAAATTGGAATACGAAAGATATAAAGCTTTGGTAAGCGAAGAAGCGGCAACTTCTCAGCAATTAGAGAAAGTAAAAGCTGATTACGAGTCGGCGCAGGCGCATTTTCAGGAAATGAAAAATAGAATCCATTCATCGGCTTTAAGTACTTCTGTTGCCGAAGCAAATGTTCCGACAACGCAAACCAATATTGCTTCAAAACAAGCTGTTGCAGATAATGCTGCTTTATTTCTTTCGTACACCATAATAACAGCGCCTTATGACGGCTGGGTTGGAAAACGAACTTTACAGCCAGGACAATTGGTAAAAGAAGGTCAGTCTTTATTGTCAATTGTAAGTAAAGAAAAATGGATTACGGCCAATTTTAAAGAAACGCAATTGCAATATTTAACCGTTGGGCAAGATGTTGAAATAAAAGCCGATGCTTTGAGTGATAAAACTTTTGTTGGCACAATTGCATCTTTATCACCGGCGAGCGGGGCAAGATTTTCATTGCTTCCTCCGGATAATGCAACGGGTAACTTCGTAAAAATTGAACAAAGAATTCCCGTTAGAATTCAGTTGAAAGACAGCGACAAACAAGCCGACTTTTTAAGAGCGGGAATGAATATTACTGTGATCGCAGCACACTAAAATGGAAGATAAAAGTATTTTTAAATCATGGGTTCCAAAATGGGCAATCATTACAATTTTGTTTGTTTGCCTTTTGCATTCCATGATTTTATTGGGAGTTTATACGTCAAATGTAACGTATGCGGCAAGTTTTCTGGACATTGAGCCCGAAGATTTGCAGTACGCGATGTGCGTAACGTATGGAACTCTGCTGGCTACAATTCTCATAGAAAGCCGATTTTCGAGTTTTTTTCCTGCCAAAAATTACCTCATGGGTGTTTATTCCTTAATTGGAGTTACGATTGTAACGTCGGGTTATGTCGATAATTTTGCGGTTTTTCTATTGCTGAGAGTTGCCGAAGGAATCTTAATGGCGCTTCCTGCCATTACTATCAGACAATTGCTTATTGAGCAGTTTGATTCTAAAAATGCCATTATAATTGGTTTTTCCTTTTATTATGGTTCTCTACTGCTGTCTACGCCTTTTATTATGAATATTGCAGTTTGGTTTCTAGATCATTACGACTGGAAATACATGCTGTATGTTTCGGGCGGACTGCAGGTTTTAAATGTCTTTTTAATCTTGGTTACTTTTCGTGGGCACCGAACAACAAAGAAAATCCCGTTGTATCAAATCGACTGGATGAGCTACTTTTTGGTTTTAACAGCGATTCTTTGCGGTGCCTACTTTTTTGTGTATGCCGAGAAAAAATATTGGTTCGAATCTTCTCAAATGGTTTTAATGCTTATTACGGCACTTATTACGGGAGGTTTGTTCATCTTCAAAGAGCTTTTGGTTAAAAGACCCACTTTTAATTTTGAAGTTTTTAAATATGCCAATCTTCGAATTGGGTTTTTATTGTTTTTCCTGTTTTACATCAGCAGAGCAACGCTGAGTCTTTGCCATTCGGCGATGTATTCGATTTGGAATTGGGATCCGTCTCGAGTTGCGGGTGTGCAATACATTAACGGACTCGGAAATATTATCGGATTGGTTTTGGCGGCTTTTTTCTTGATGAAATCGCTTTCAACCAAAATCATTTTTCTGATTGGTTTTTCGCTGATTGCCTTGTATCATTTTTGGTTTACGTTTCTTTTTGTGCCCGATGTGGCTTTGTCAGATATTATTGTTCCGTACTTTTTGCAGGGCATCGGAGTTGGATTGTTATTTGTTCCGTTGATTTTATTTACTACTTCTTCGGTTCCTGCAAATATGGCGGTTTCTTCGGGAATTGTCGGTGTTTCTGGACGTTTCTGGGGAAGTACGATTGGTTTTTGCGTTATGCAGAATGCAACGGTATTTTTAAATAAAAAACACTTTTTAAAACTAAGTCAGTTTGTAACGGGCGAAAATCCCGAAGCACAGCAAAACATTGCAAACGCTACGCAGAGTTTTATTGCCAAAGGATATTCCGCAGATAATGCGAATGTTTTAGCTATGAAAAAGATTTTTGGAAGTATTACCAAACAATCGACTTTATTGGCCGATATGGAGATTTACACCATTGTGGGTTACGGTTTATTGGTTTTGATAATTCTTATTGCCTGCAATCAGCATTTGAGACAGACTATGACTTTGGTGAAAAGCAAGATTTGGATTGGGTAGAGATTTTGTTTCAGGTTTAATGTTTCAGGTTCTAAGTTCTGCTCTCATTTTATGTCATTTCGACGAAGGAGAAATCTCCGTAAGTAACTCCGCAACGAAAGTCCAATCTTTGTCGAGCTTCTTGTGGAGATTTCTCCTTCGTCGAAATGACAAACAGTAACTTGAAAAAAACTCTGTGAAACTCTGTGAATCTCTGTGAAAATCCTTTGCGAATCTCTGTGTAATAACCGCTTTATTGTCCTAACTTGCAACCGTTAAAAACAACAAACAAAATTATGAGCCAGCAATGTGTAATTTTTGATATGGACGGCGTGATTTCGCATACAAATCCGCATCATGTGATCGCTTTTGAAAAGTTTTTCGATAAATATAATATTCCGTACACGAAAGAAGAATTTGAAGAACATATGTACGGAAAACACAATAGTTATATCATGACGCATTTCTTCAAACGTCCGATCGCGGGAGAAGAACTGATAAAATTAGAAGACGAAAAAGAAGGAATGTTTCGCGAGATTTACAAAGACAAAGTCGAAACGATTCCACATTATATGGATTTTTTAAGCGAATTAAAATCTCGTGGTTTCAAAACAGCTGTTGCAACATCGGCACCTCGAGCGAACTTGGATTTAATTGCCAATTTCCTAAAACTAGACGAAAAAATGGATTCGATGATGTCATCAGAAGATGTTACATTTCATAAACCAAATCCAGAAGTATATCTAAAATCGGCAGAGCGTGTTGGTGTTTCTCCGTCTGATTGTGTAGTTTTTGAAGATTCTTTTTCGGGAATTACAGCAGGATTAAATGCCGGAATG includes:
- a CDS encoding AraC family transcriptional regulator, which produces MEHSGQKLDKYYIKKVDADKKSIYCHHDLMGELFIPPHRHVKAQLLYAEGDVVFVTTETKTYFLPARHFIWIPSGVEHSIEPKSESVTMRNLYFPVEKDENDFYKVEGIYPVNNLLLQMMLFTNRWNGDLKKGTPNFAIAKAIKAILPQICTNNLPLELPQPKDKRLSKILRYIENNLGETILFADVAHEFGFSERSLYRLFQKDLGMSFIQYYTIRRILKAIELLLERKLSVKEVAEEVGYNSVPTFSNTFFKILGQRPSDYLNGEEILERK
- a CDS encoding SGNH/GDSL hydrolase family protein, producing the protein MFLKNSFFGALFCFLGILLLSCDGSNKKFSEIDEGKNLVVILGSSSAFGIGPVNRNNSWAVLLGDEETIRIKNLSYPGYTTYDFLPSGKPNFRNLTPDKDKNIDAAIKLAPKIIIFSITTNDIGRGYSIEEYLSNMKILTDLCIDNNIEYIVTSTHPRNPMSLEKRMALYNLSRKLEEVYEDRYVEIYNPLGDLNTYKWKSDLCVSDSVHGNEKAHLIIYNQVLLGYHKAVARLSHEEE
- a CDS encoding DUF4082 domain-containing protein, which gives rise to MKTLKILFTILSAAIFTVSCSSDDDKDNTPKFETENPLAVYYTQTGFTTVTNFVNSGDYEFGLVFTPTVKGNIKAVTLKLPAVNSAVRVTIWDYTTKAVLRSETINAASADVEVKKEISVLALEKDKKYLISMNSNDWYKKNKADLSNVTYPIVAGHITFNEYRWISGTSQTFPTNVSANYNAGDLSFDFQQTE
- a CDS encoding acyltransferase family protein; protein product: MINSRNFDNIRTVALLSILLIHTGLNNIGFKTFEKELTDSSFYLNFNQLLMDVLYLNLFKAGTILFFIISGFLFEMQYLKFNDFSVFIRKKAKSLLRPYLVIFVIPTVILIGIIEPNVGVKENLNLVTFLIKAFSNIFLTSYWFVPALFVTLVINYFIESKNLFKSLYLFILIWLISYLNIYLKFTVSSHTVWFIAFLFVFTLGRIMFLYNEKISSWRILKDPKKLTFLMILFYIISNVESILILRFAHNPDCVNTMRIGNVFYSFCLFYLLNAYFNKFKFELPIDISFYFVYLIHPFVVKITAKLLADNNLFLFEYPYQFLFNFIHFLIVLTICIGFQQVFFKLRFKSKTLSGYVFKK
- a CDS encoding DUF58 domain-containing protein; translation: MKIESEIEKVSSFQHLEMLANQVVEGFISGMHKSPFHGFSAEFAEHKVYNAGESTKHIDWKLFAKTDRLYTKRFEEETNLRCHLIVDNSSSMHYPELKSNQPFYEKKIGFAVLASAVLMNILKKQRDAVGLSVFSDIYEYYAPEKGSDRHHRMLLNKLEELLVQPKVKKTTDTITYLHQIAEKMHRRSMIILFTDMFQTEDDEKLFSALQHLKHNKHKVVLFHVVDNETELKFDFDNAPRKFIDLESGEEVSIFADNVKSEYEKRAAEYFKNLALTCAKNQIKYVPVNVGDNFEKILTTYLVEKQNFG
- a CDS encoding M1 family metallopeptidase; this encodes MKILYTFLCFVILIPSCFSQSKEKESVILEEGVSEQLAHFRKKQVSDVRYDMYFEIPYKKAEDINTRLNLNLTISDLSQPLYLDFKEKTSNIKSIKVNSKTVVIVHEKGHIIISPEALILGKNKVEISFIAGNLSLNRNDDFLYTLLVPDRASTLFPCFDQPDIKAVYTMALQVPKDWKVLAAAPITGVHEMVINGVDFMVWGFGQSDKMSTYLFSFVAGEFKSVKKETGKLEMTMLYRENNPEKIQVSTDTIFKLHQQSLDFLEEYTNYKFPFQKLDFASIPVFQYGGMEHVGAIQYRESTLFLDNSATDSEKLNRAKLIAHETSHMWFGDLVTMKWFDDVWMKEVFANFMADKIMNPIFPKVNHNLQFFTAHYPSAYAEDRSLGTHPIKQHLANLKDAGSLYGAIIYNKAPIMMRQLEASMGKDAFQKGIQKYANDNADWNNLVEILDYETPLDMKKWSEVWVNKSGRAIFTDKIEYDSKKRIKKFEIQQQAEDKSNNVWPQVFQIGLVYANDIKVLTVNINDKSLALKEAIGLEKPLAIVYNYNGFGYGVFPLDGNNLNYIADLKDEVARASSYSNLYENTLIGNVPADKAYDSFLKEVQEEENELVLRIASNSLNTIYWRFFTIIQQNKVQKQLEDILYERLQGNLSANIKKTLFGLFSSIAYSDSAKAKLYQIWNKEIVIPGLKLNEDDFTNMAMNLAIFKHPKADEILEKTRTTITNPDKQKRFEFLLPSLSQDESVRNAFMESLKDDKNREKESWVDVGLANIHHPLRQESAQKYIRFSLDLVDEIQRTGDIFFPKDWLDNTVGRYSSKFAFDEVQRFLKENPNFSPILKRKLFQAADLLYKAQNIKKETE